A DNA window from Vigna angularis cultivar LongXiaoDou No.4 chromosome 1, ASM1680809v1, whole genome shotgun sequence contains the following coding sequences:
- the LOC108338610 gene encoding AT-hook motif nuclear-localized protein 23 — translation MAGLDLGSASRFVQNLHRPDLHLQQLHHDSEDQETPPHNRGGVPFDDDDRSQGLELASSGPGDVVGRRPRGRPPGSKNKPKPPVIITRESANTLRAHILEVGSGSDIFDCVTTYARRRQRGICILSGSGTVTNVSLRQPAAAGAVVTLHGRFEILSLSGSFLPPPAPPGATSLTIYVAGGQGQVVGGNVVGELTAAGPVIVIAASFTNVAYERLPLEEEEQLQIQAPPTTSSHGVGNNNGNNSNNNSFPDPSSGLPFFNLPLNMQNVQLPGEGWGGNAASRPPPF, via the coding sequence ATGGCTGGTTTGGATTTAGGAAGCGCTTCACGCTTTGTTCAAAACCTTCACAGACCGGACTTGCACTTGCAGCAACTCCATCACGATTCTGAGGACCAAGAGACGCCGCCACACAACCGCGGAGGGGTGCCGTTCGATGACGATGACCGAAGCCAAGGATTGGAACTAGCTTCCTCGGGTCCCGGTGATGTCGTCGGTCGGCGTCCACGTGGAAGGCCACCGGGATCCAAGAACAAGCCGAAGCCGCCGGTGATAATCACGCGGGAGAGCGCCAACACTCTCCGCGCGCACATCCTCGAGGTCGGAAGCGGCTCCGACATATTCGACTGCGTCACCACCTACGCGCGCCGCCGCCAGCGCGGGATCTGCATCCTCAGCGGCAGCGGCACCGTCACCAATGTCAGCCTCCGCCAGCCGGCCGCTGCTGGCGCCGTCGTCACGCTCCACGGTCGCTTCGAGATTCTTTCCCTCTCCGGCTCCTTCCTCCCGCCGCCGGCTCCGCCTGGGGCTACCAGCCTCACTATCTATGTGGCCGGAGGGCAGGGCCAGGTTGTCGGAGGAAACGTGGTTGGAGAGCTGACCGCAGCGGGGCCGGTGATCGTCATCGCGGCGTCGTTCACGAACGTAGCCTACGAGAGGCTACcgttagaagaagaagaacagcTTCAGATTCAGGCACCCCCTACGACGTCGTCTCACGGAGTTGGAAATAACAACGGCAACAATAGCAATAACAACTCTTTCCCTGACCCTTCTTCGGGACTTCCCTTCTTCAATTTACCTCTGAATATGCAGAACGTTCAGTTACCCGGTGAGGGTTGGGGGGGAAACGCTGCTTCACGTCCACCACCTTTTTGa